One window of the Octopus sinensis linkage group LG9, ASM634580v1, whole genome shotgun sequence genome contains the following:
- the LOC118764817 gene encoding uncharacterized protein LOC118764817, with translation MAVYNQQLLEFSDISKNCIIQKLHLQYLNSEYVDVTLQINSRKISVHSFLLAAESDYFKEKLKVASGHHIYIDLSHVCSNFSYLESIINYLYKRQICLGNYNIKGILKICHYCSFKRLLLHTKQFLLTRIRPTSCLKIWRIARKFHFWEIEKMALILMQELFWEERMMTMLKFTADKELSYLLDHAPFPRKVTNAYRFLISWVEEDFSKRLANAHKYFSKFIPKMYLEHVIKEMNQTNEGESEKKSFLKRLYYNKEISEKMTPFVDASWVVVLKEREYLAIYFSAENRWMKILATLTSKVIGILGSDIVILDECEHKIKMLNMISWCACFISTPHTVERLLVSQYFCLNTGIHIACCTAFGKGIRLQIKIYEKVWKISASIVFRDWKGDCKMKIEADPEIFDTIYIFLTFCECDNDLLNADKFVILRYDSLNKRFRIIFESKSWAASVNCMILFRNKDIHIIKENLSKPFIDQCKSGSLTATSILDRNNTITANIPIATYRPLRPDNVTLSKNILYFAAHFDSIHYCSYSSKLFLLEHVAPFITRVFVYDILNGNKWVELSPSPLSNIHEVTIDVFSRNSVLKGGFHANNEKQPISTKYYPFINLHIDKWNGIMELEQSDLFKEKRLISVSN, from the coding sequence ATGGCGGTCTACAATCAACAGTTGTTGGAGTTTAGTGACATCTCTAAAAATTGCATCATTCAAAAACTGCACCTTCAATATCTGAACTCGGAGTACGTCGACGTAACTTTGCAAATAAACTCCCGAAAAATATCTGTTCATAGCTTTCTTCTGGCAGCAGAGAGTGATTACTTCAAGGAAAAGCTGAAAGTGGCTTCCGGTCATCATATTTATATAGACCTCTCACATGTTTGTAGTAATTTCTCTTACTTAGAAAGCATAATCAACTACCTTTATAAGCGACAAATCTGTCTAGGTAACTACAACATCAAAGGGATTTTGAAAATTTGTCATTATTGCTCATTTAAACGATTGCTGCTTCACACGAAACAATTCCTTTTGACTAGAATTAGACCTACCAGTTGCTTAAAAATTTGGAGAATTGCGAGAAAGTTTCATTTTTGGGAAATTGAAAAAATGGCTTTGATTTTAATGCAGGAATTATTTTGGGAGGAAAGGATGATGACTATGCTTAAATTTACCGCAGATAAAGAATTGTCATACTTGTTGGACCATGCTCCGTTTCCAAGGAAAGTGACAAATGCTTACAGGTTCCTTATTTCTTGGGTAGAGGAAGATTTTTCAAAAAGACTTGCAAATGCTCATAAATATTTCTCGAAGTTTATCCCCAAAATGTACCTAGAGCATGTGATTAAAGAAATGAACCAAACGAACGAAGGTGAAtctgaaaaaaaatcttttttgaagcgattatattataataaagaaataagcgaAAAAATGACTCCATTTGTTGATGCCAGTTGGGTTGTGgtgttgaaagagagagagtatttagctatttatttCTCAGCAGAAAATAGATGGATGAAAATACTTGCGACTTTGACCAGCAAAGTAATTGGTATTCTTGGGAGCGATATAGTGATTTTAGACGAAtgtgaacataaaataaaaatgttgaatATGATATCCTGGTGTGCTTGTTTCATATCAACTCCCCACACGGTAGAGAGATTACTAGTTAGCCAGTATTTTTGTTTGAATACTGGCATACATATTGCATGTTGCACAGCATTCGGTAAAGGGATCAGATTACAGATTAAAATCTACGAAAAAGTTTGGAAAATCTCGGCTAGCATTGTGTTTCGTGATTGGAAAGGTGACTGCAAAATGAAAATAGAGGCGGACCCAGAAATCTTTGatacaatttatatttttctaacctTCTGCGAATGTGATAACGATCTTCTCAATGCCGATAAATTCGTTATTCTACGATATGACAGCTTAAATAAGCGATTCAGAATTATTTTTGAATCGAAATCTTGGGCTGCGTCAGTAAACTGCATGATTCTTTTCCgcaacaaagacatacatatcatTAAAGAAAATCTGAGTAAACCCTTTATAGATCAGTGTAAGTCTGGCTCACTTACAGCTACATCAATACTCGATCGAAACAATACCATAACTGCCAATATACCCATCGCCACTTACCGCCCACTCCGCCCTGACAACGTGacactttcaaaaaatattctttattttgcgGCACATTTTGACTCTATTCACTATTGTTCTTATTCTTCGAAACTGTTTTTGTTAGAGCATGTAGCACCATTTATCACAAGAGTTTTTGTCTATGATATATTAAATGGGAACAAATGGGTTGAGTTGTCACCCAGTCCATTGTCTAATATACACGAAGTGACAATCGATGTGTTTAGCCGAAATTCTGTTTTGAAAGGAGGGTTTCATGCAAATAACGAAAAACAGCCAATTTCTACGAAATATTATCCATTTATAAATCTGCATATTGATAAATGGAATGGTATAATGGAGCTGGAACAATCAGATTTATTCAAAGAAAAACGGCTTATTTCGGTTTCAAATTGA